A window from Dioscorea cayenensis subsp. rotundata cultivar TDr96_F1 unplaced genomic scaffold, TDr96_F1_v2_PseudoChromosome.rev07_lg8_w22 25.fasta BLBR01001172.1, whole genome shotgun sequence encodes these proteins:
- the LOC120255734 gene encoding receptor-like protein 33, with protein sequence MPQKVSSRCAIQTINLNGNKLEGVVPSSWANCAELEVVDLGRNKLADSFPHWLMNLPALKVLVLKKNKFFGHLPGICEGNHFFMNLQIFDISSNHFTGSLPSECFKSMKAMMVHQGQTKTIGYRNDSSSAPYYQDTITVNLKGFEIQLVKILSTFTSIDLSDNQFVGNIPQVLGDLKSLHSLNMSLNALTGEIPRVLGDMSELEALDLSGNQLSGVIPSSLTSLTFLAFLNLSNNNLIGRIPQSYQFFTFSNSSFEGNPGLCGSPLSRDCINSTSVEPSSNSTNAPTEFDMDKIWFWMFTGLGYGVGFAAAIIYLLFFPKWKMWYKRRFMNR encoded by the coding sequence ATGCCTCAAAAGGTCAGCTCAAGATGTGCTATACAAACCATTAACCTCAATGGAAACAAGTTAGAAGGGGTGGTACCCAGCTCATGGGCCAACTGTGCTGAGCTAGAAGTCGTAGACCTTGGTAGGAATAAGTTGGCAGACTCTTTCCCACATTGGCTGATGAACCTTCCTGCACTGAAAGTCTTGGTTctcaaaaaaaacaaattctttgGACATCTACCTGGAATTTGCGAAGGTAATCACTTCTTCATGAATCTCCAAATCTTTGACATCTCTTCAAACCATTTCACTGGTAGCTTGCCATCAGAGTGCTTTAAGAGCATGAAGGCGATGATGGTTCATCAGGGACAGACGAAGACAATTGGATACAGGAATGATAGTTCAAGCGCACCATATTATCAAGACACGATTACTGTTAATTTGAAAGGGTTTGAGATCCAACTAGTAAAGATTTTGTCTACCTTCACTTCCATCGATTTGTCAGATAACCAATTTGTGGGGAATATTCCTCAAGTTCTTGGTGATCTTAAGTCCCTTCATTCTTTGAACATGTCACTTAATGCTCTCACTGGTGAAATTCCACGGGTACTCGGAGATATGAGTGAGCTGGAGGCATTGGACCTCTCAGGAAACCAATTATCAGGAGTGATTCCGAGTTCTCTAACCTCCCTGACCTTCTTGGCTTTCTTGAATCTGTCAAACAACAATTTGATTGGCAGAATACCACAGAGCTACCAGTTCTTCACATTCTCAAATTCATCATTTGAAGGGAATCCAGGACTGTGTGGGAGCCCATTATCAAGGGATTGTATTAATTCAACTAGTGTGGAGCCATCTTCAAATTCTACGAATGCACCCACAGAGTTTGACATGGACAAGATTTGGTTCTGGATGTTCACAGGATTGGGTTATGGAGTTGGATTTGCAGCGGCCATTATCTATCTATTGTTCTTTCCCAAGTGGAAAATGTGGTACAAGAGGAGGTTCATGAACAGATAA
- the LOC120255732 gene encoding receptor-like protein Cf-9: protein MPGPSRPQKKSFIMLNASTDIDYYFPATTSLPHWLPGTDCCGWEGVSCDEASDLVVSLDLSESFNQLSAVLLFGFGKKLANLTHLNLSYSGLLVGQVPISISRLTKLISLDLSTYDIYPLKLEKPDLGTLIGDLSHLKELYLDEVDISSSTTEWSQAISHSVPGLEALSLIDCSLSGPIDSSFSKLQNLSILHLDSNSLSQVPEFFAKFPSLSVLSLSGCGLEEFFPTRVFEELLNLKTLDLSYNPMLARVSLGSLLNSLLKLKSLTSLKLAGCNFSEPIPRSIWNLSELVNLNLADNHLFGDLPPMPASSKISILDLSYNNVTGLISSTLSSARQLVSLDLAGNSLIGSIPMSLFTLPQLEKLYLADNKLSGQLQEFKNASSTLQYVDLSGNNLRGKLPKITSQSLCSRVT, encoded by the exons ATGCCTGGACCTTCTCGACctcaaaaaaaaagtttcatcaTGCTCAATGCAAGCACCGACATCGACTACTACTTCCCTGCAACAACTTCACTCCCGCACTGGCTTCCTGGCACAGACTGCTGCGGGTGGGAAGGAGTCAGCTGCGACGAAGCATCCGATCTTGTTGTTTCTCTGGACCTCAGCGAGAG CTTCAACCAGCTGAGTGCTGTCCTGCTTTTtggatttggaaaaaaattggcTAATCTCACACATCTCAACCTTTCATATTCCGGACTGCTGGTAGGCCAAGTCCCCATCAGCATCTCTCGCCTCACAAAACTCATTTCTTTGGACCTTTCCACATATGACATATATCCTTTGAAGCTGGAAAAGCCTGACCTTGGTACTCTCATCGGAGACCTTTCTCATTTAAAAGAGCTGTATTTGGATGAAGTGGATATTTCTTCAAGCACGACGGAGTGGTCCCAAGCCATCTCTCACTCCGTTCCTGGACTTGAAGCTCTCAGTTTGATTGATTGTTCGCTGTCAGGGCCAATTGACAGTTCCTTCTCCAAGCTCCAAAATTTATCAATACTTCATCTTGATTCCAATTCTCTGTCCCAAGTGCCTGAATTCTTTGCAAAATTTCCTTCTTTAAGTGTGCTGAGTCTCAGTGGGTGTGGACTTGAGGAATTTTTTCCAACCAGAGTGTTTGAAGAACTTTTGAACTTGAAGACACTTGATCTTTCATATAATCCGATGCTAGCAAGGGTTTCTTTGGGGAGTTTATTAAATTCTTTGCTAAAGTTAAAGTCTTTGACATCTTTGAAACTTGCTGGTTGTAATTTCTCAGAGCCAATACCCCGGTCAATCTGGAATCTCAGTGAATTGGTTAATTTAAACCTCGCTGATAATCACCTCTTTGGGGACTTGCCACCAATGCCTGCTAGTTCAAAGATCTCGATCCTTGatctttcttataataatgtcactGGACTGATCTCCAGTACTCTCAGCTCTGCACGTCAACTTGTGTCACTTGATTTAGCAGGCAACTCACTCATTGGATCTATCCCAATGTCTTTGTTCACCCTACCGCAATTGGAAAAGTTATATCTAGCTGACAACAAGCTCTCGGGTCAGCTGCAAGAATTCAAAAACGCATCTTCTACGTTACAATATGTTGATCTAAGTGGCAATAATCTCCGAGGGAAGCTCCCAAAAATCACTAGCCAATCTCTCTGCTCTCGTGTTACTTGA